The following is a genomic window from Spiribacter sp. 1M189.
CTCCCGCGGCCGCCGAGATCCAGGCCTGGATGCTGGGTCATCTGCGGGCGCTGCACGAATTCTATGGGCCGGTTCAGGGCGTCCGGGTGGCCCGCAAGCACATTGGCTGGTATCTGCAGGGGCTGCCAGGCGGTGAGGCCTGGCGCCGGGAACTGATGGGCGTCGATCAGGCTGACCGGCAGCTGAGCCTCGCCGCGGAGGCGATCGCCGCTGTGACGGGCTGTGTCGATCCGGCACAGCCCGTGGTCGAATCAGCGCATTAACCGCCGCCGCGGCTTGATCGGCAACTGGCCACGCCAGTAGATAATCATGAGCAGACCGAAGGCCATGCCGCCCAGATGGGCGAAGTGCGCCACACCCGACATTGAGCCGGTCACCCCGGCATAGAGCTCGAACGCACCGTAGAGGATGACGAAATACTTCGCTTTGATCGGTATGGGCGGGAATAGCAGCATCAATTGCTGATTGGGGAACATCATCGCGAAACCGAGCAGGATCCCGAAGACCGCCCCGGATGCCCCGATGGTGGGGTAGATGCTGCCGCTGTCCGCCGCCATGGTGGCGACGATGAGCTGAATCAGGCCGGCGCCCACCAGGCAGACCAGATAGTAAACCAGAAACGGTCGCGAGCCCCAGAAGCGCTCCAGCGCAGTGCCGAATATCCACAGCGCGAACATATTCACGAACAGATGCAGCATGCCGCCATGCAGAAATCCGTAGGTCAGCAACTGCCAGATCTCGAATCCGGGGATGCCACCCCCGCCGAGGCGGGCGTTCAGGCCTTCCGTGCCGAGGGGCCAGAGGCCGAAGCCGACCACCATGGCGGGGCCGAGCAGCAGATAGGCCACAAAGCCGAGCCCATTGGCTATCAGCATCGTGAGCACGACCGGCGTATCATTCAGATTTCGTGGTCCCATGGCGGCATGATACGGCGGCCAACGGGACGCACGCCACTTGTCCGCGACGCTGGCCGGCGTTAGCGTGCGCGCATCACCGCCGAGGACTCATCGGAACCATGGCCGACAACACGGGCATTACGGCTCATCCGCTGCGTGACGCGCTGCTCCGCGAGGCGCATGCGCGTCCGTTCGAGAGCCTCGACGGACCGTTGCAGGTATCCCACCTGGTACTGCATACCGGAACCAGTGGCCGCAGTGCGGAGGTCGCGCACATGACCGAGCTCTGCGAGCGGCTGCAGATTGATCCGCCCGACGCCGAGGCCGGTCACTTCATCCTCGAGGCCCGCGGATTTCGCCTGCGCTGGGAGCGTCACACCGAGTTCTCGACCTACACGGTGTTCGTCAACGGCGATGAATCGGAGCCGTTCGCCGCACCGGCCATGCAACGGCTTCCCGCTCAATGGCTACCGGGGCTGCCGGGCGAACTGCTTGCGGCGATGCATGTCAGCCTTGTGCCGGCGGCCCGAGCCGATACCAGCCAGGCCGCCCTCGCCCGCTGCTTCCAGCCCGATAGCCTCGCCGGCAGCCGGTGCAGTGGGGGCGCTGCCACGGTGTGGACGGACTTTCTCGCCGACAGCGACGGATTTCTGCGCTTCCTGGTGGTGGATGAGGCGCTCAACCCCATGCAGGCCGGACGACTCGTCCAGCGCCTTCTGGAGCTCGAGACGTACCGGTTCATGGCATTACTGGGGTTCCCGCTTGCGCGTGAGCTGTCCCCGGATATCACCGATATGGAATCCCGGTTGGGGACCCTCATGGACCGACTCTCCACCGTCGCCGAACTCGCCGATGAGCGCGAGCTGCTGACTGCGCTCTCCGAGCTCTCGGCCCGGGTTGAGCGCATGATGGCGCGGACCAACTTCCGCTTCAGCGCCACCGCCGCCTACGGGACGCTGGTGCGCCGGCGTCTGAAGGTCCTCCGCGAGCAGCGCATCGAGGGCATGAGCACGCTGGATGAGTTCATGGAGCGGCGACTGGCGCCGGCTTTGGATACCTGTGTGCATATGGGTGAGCGCCTGGAACGGGTTTCCAGCCGCGTCAGTCGCGCCGCGAATCTGCTAAGGACCCGGGTGGACGTCGCCCTCGAGGCCCAGAACCGTGACCTCCTCGATTCCATGAACCGTCGCGCCCGACTGCAGCTGCGGCTCCAGGAAACGGTGGAGGGGCTCTCGGTCGTCATCATCAGCTACTACGCAGTCTCGCTCTTTGGCTATGCGTTCAAGGGCCTGAGTGAGTCTGGGCTGGGAATCGAGGCTGATATCGCCACTGCCCTCAGCATTCCGGTGGTCGTCACCATCGTGGCCATCGGTATGCGCCGGGTGCGAGGTAAGGCTCTGCGCGACGATGCCGACGCGGGCTGAATGGCGCGAGGCCATTCGGCGCCGCTGGCCGCTGCTCTGGCGGATTTCCATCGCTGTAGCCATCGCCAGTGGCATGGTTGCCCTCTGGCAGGTGTACAACCTCGAGGCCTATACCGAGCTGGGCCGTCTGCTCGAGATCGGCAGCCGGCTCCGGGAACAGCCCTGGGCGGTTCCCGTCGTCATCCTGCTCTATATCGCTGCCGGGATCGCGTTTGTGCCGCTGACCGTCATGGTGGTCGCCACGATCATCGTCTACGGCCCGGTCGGCGGCTTCATGCTGGCGAACACTGGAACCATCGCCTCGGCAGTGAGCAGCTTTCTGCTCGGCCGTCTGCTGGGCGCGGAACCGCTGCGACGCCTCGGCGGCCCCACGCTGAAACGCCTTAATGCCCAGGCGGGGCGGCATGGAACAATGATCGTCACCGCTCTGCGCGTCATGCC
Proteins encoded in this region:
- a CDS encoding rhomboid family intramembrane serine protease — translated: MGPRNLNDTPVVLTMLIANGLGFVAYLLLGPAMVVGFGLWPLGTEGLNARLGGGGIPGFEIWQLLTYGFLHGGMLHLFVNMFALWIFGTALERFWGSRPFLVYYLVCLVGAGLIQLIVATMAADSGSIYPTIGASGAVFGILLGFAMMFPNQQLMLLFPPIPIKAKYFVILYGAFELYAGVTGSMSGVAHFAHLGGMAFGLLMIIYWRGQLPIKPRRRLMR
- a CDS encoding DUF3422 family protein; amino-acid sequence: MADNTGITAHPLRDALLREAHARPFESLDGPLQVSHLVLHTGTSGRSAEVAHMTELCERLQIDPPDAEAGHFILEARGFRLRWERHTEFSTYTVFVNGDESEPFAAPAMQRLPAQWLPGLPGELLAAMHVSLVPAARADTSQAALARCFQPDSLAGSRCSGGAATVWTDFLADSDGFLRFLVVDEALNPMQAGRLVQRLLELETYRFMALLGFPLARELSPDITDMESRLGTLMDRLSTVAELADERELLTALSELSARVERMMARTNFRFSATAAYGTLVRRRLKVLREQRIEGMSTLDEFMERRLAPALDTCVHMGERLERVSSRVSRAANLLRTRVDVALEAQNRDLLDSMNRRARLQLRLQETVEGLSVVIISYYAVSLFGYAFKGLSESGLGIEADIATALSIPVVVTIVAIGMRRVRGKALRDDADAG
- a CDS encoding TVP38/TMEM64 family protein codes for the protein MPTRAEWREAIRRRWPLLWRISIAVAIASGMVALWQVYNLEAYTELGRLLEIGSRLREQPWAVPVVILLYIAAGIAFVPLTVMVVATIIVYGPVGGFMLANTGTIASAVSSFLLGRLLGAEPLRRLGGPTLKRLNAQAGRHGTMIVTALRVMPVAHFHAVSLLSGASAIGFWPYLSGTLIGTVPGIAIIAAVGNQTKRLLLEPDLGGLMVLTTLGAFSMLVFYAMRRWMRRYAPASGDDTEQ